The Dunckerocampus dactyliophorus isolate RoL2022-P2 chromosome 13, RoL_Ddac_1.1, whole genome shotgun sequence genome window below encodes:
- the ccr6b gene encoding C-C chemokine receptor type 6: MSTETPSYDYYYNGTEDDPDDGLCNLDPNPVEVTIQTSMHSLICAFGLVGNILVVVTYIFYKRSKTMTDIYLVNVAVADLTFVLALPFIIYNEQHSWIMGAVVCKVLKSAYSINLYSGMLLLACISGDRYVAIVQARRSFGTRSSSLIYSRVICCVVWVCAAALTVPTLIYTERFEETSVGAEAVSVVCQLSFSTDETAKLIKVLIPSLQMAIGFLLPLLVMMFCYSCIMCTLIRAQSSQRHKAIRVVLVVVVVFITCHLPYNVALLNHTLSLFTIRGCKGEMLKLQVLAISKNVAYLHCCLNPILYAFIGSKFRSHFRQIAMDLWCFGKKYINSARYSRGTSDTCISGFKSSDRSNNLSSFSA, encoded by the coding sequence ATGTCTACAGAGACTCCATCCTACGATTACTATTACAACGGCACTGAAGATGATCCAGACGATGGGCTGTGCAACCTCGATCCAAACCCTGTGGAAGTCACCATCCAAACTTCCATGCACTCCCTCATCTGCGCCTTCGGTCTGGTCGGCAACATTCTCGTTGTGGTCACGTACATATTCTACAAAAGAAGCAAGACGATGACAGACATCTACCTCGTCAATGTGGCTGTGGCGGACCTGACCTTTGTGCTGGCCTTGCCTTTTATCATATACAATGAGCAGCACAGTTGGATAATGGGTGCTGTGGTTTGCAAGGTGCTGAAGTCAGCCTACAGCATCAACCTGTACAGCGGGATGCTACTGCTGGCGTGCATCAGCGGTGATCGCTACGTTGCTATCGTGCAGGCCAGGCGCTCTTTTGGGACCCGCTCCAGCTCTTTGATCTACAGCCGCGTCATCTGCTGTGTCGTGTGGGTTTGCGCTGCCGCGTTAACTGTGCCCACGCTTATCTACACCGAGCGCTTTGAAGAGACCAGTGTGGGGGCCGAGGCCGTGTCTGTTGTGTGTCAGCTGTCTTTCAGTACTGATGAGACAGCAAAGTTAATCAAAGTGCTCATTCCCAGCCTTCAGATGGCCATTGGCTTTCTGTTGCCCCTTTTGGTGATGATGTTCTGCTACTCCTGCATTATGTGCACGTTGATCCGAGCACAGAGCAGTCAGAGGCACAAAGCCATTCGTGTAGTTTTAGTGGTGGTTGTTGTCTTCATTACTTGCCACCTTCCGTACAATGTGGCTTTGCTCAACCACACACTGTCCCTCTTTACAATAAGAGGTTGCAAGGGGGAAATGCTCAAACTCCAAGTTCTGGctatttccaaaaatgtagcCTACCTGCACTGCTGTCTTAATCCCATCCTCTATGCCTTCATTGGCTCCAAATTTAGGAGCCACTTCAGGCAAATAGCCATGGACTTATGGTGCTTTGGTAAA